Proteins encoded by one window of Anopheles maculipalpis chromosome 2RL, idAnoMacuDA_375_x, whole genome shotgun sequence:
- the LOC126568299 gene encoding probable DNA-directed RNA polymerase I subunit RPA43 yields MHRTTIAKYTKFSADELHKSLSDPLSCVVAVQLNEILSLRPRDCEHIIKGVRRCVTDKIGRYHAKVNGIVLGYAKIRIDNALSALRLDSPYLHVRATIDYYVFQPRIGSTLRGTVNYVSKEFVSAMIYRVFNVTVKLGKNVNQQQTVKKGSDITFNVKSCDMKSELPVIEGELVLNEIPALKIKQEPDSDKEEAPDNTSKAKKSKKLKEPAKEKTIKKAGVPLVQPVDATDTSEEGSDDSTDEKSLLIKSLINKMFGDPLTNGDSSEKEKRQKKKTPKKTIPAKEASSPVVVKQEPLSTDEEESVDSGHSTSQSNDTTTVPTTKSASNSGTVEKRRKKIRFDPNDTVTYIKSEPTESRKKKRSVTE; encoded by the coding sequence ATGCACAGGACAACGATAGCAAAGTACACAAAGTTTTCTGCCGATgagctacataaatccctgtCCGATCCGCTATCGTGCGTGGTTGCGGTACAATTGAACGAAATCCTAAGCCTGCGACCGCGTGACTGTGAGCACATCATAAAGGGTGTACGGCGCTGCGTCACGGACAAGATCGGCCGATACCATGCGAAGGTGAACGGAATTGTGCTGGGGTATGCGAAAATTCGCATCGACAATGCACTGTCCGCGTTGCGGCTGGACAGTCCATATCTGCACGTGCGGGCCACGATCGATTACTACGTGTTTCAACCCCGGATCGGATCAACGTTGCGCGGTACCGTGAACTACGTGTCGAAGGAGTTCGTCAGTGCCATGATCTATCGGGTGTTTAACGTGACGGTTAAACTGGGCAAGAATGTTAATCAGCAGCAAACGGTAAAGAAGGGCTCGGACATTACGTTTAACGTCAAATCGTGCGACATGAAGAGCGAACTACCGGTGATCGAGGGTGAGCTCGTTTTGAACGAGATACCAGCGCTAAAAATTAAGCAGGAACCAGACAGCGATAAAGAGGAAGCACCGGACAACACGAGCAAGGcgaagaaatctaaaaaactaaaagaacCAGCAAAAGAGAAAACGATAAAGAAAGCGGGTGTCCCATTAGTTCAACCGGTTGATGCTACTGATACATCAGAAGAAGGTTCGGACGATTCAACGGACGAAAAGAGTCTGTTAATTAAATCGCTCATTAACAAAATGTTTGGCGATCCGCTTACGAACGGCGACAGCAGTGAAAAggagaaaaggcaaaagaaaaaaacacctaaAAAGACGATCCCGGCGAAGGAAGCTTCGTCTCCGGTGGTGGTTAAGCAGGAACCGTTATCGACGGATGAGGAGGAATCGGTGGATTCTGGCCACAGCACCAGCCAGTCCAACGATACCACCACCGTACCTACGACGAAATCGGCTTCAAACAGTGGGACGGTGGAGAAAAGGCGTAAGAAAATTCGATTCGATCCTAACGATACGGTCACCTACATCAAATCGGAACCAACTGaaagtagaaaaaagaaaagaagtgtTACTGAATAA
- the LOC126568210 gene encoding sprouty-related, EVH1 domain-containing protein 2: protein MTEAYEDDFLVRVRAQVMARDESTEGWLPLQGGGLANVSIRKRARLPPDGGGHEYIIYGQRISDQTVILSCVINRDLQYFKVMPTFHHWRAGKQRNGLTFQTAADARAFDKGIIRAYDDLIDGMADATTPNASTAPATSNVPTGSHAVPLLRAAVDDDDDEDDETVGEDDVFMTLDLPIEPSESRSNSEGSGSHQSVDKQSQQQQQQQQQQQQQQSSIQYISGDKPSPLISSNKPGDEKVTPLVPGDNYSYVQITDQPCDIKLKYNFYHLKVHDYNYPVIEEPPIGGSLIGGRRDSTTSLKKRNALDAAANAGATSVPPIMKEGTLIKTRLRCRYCQEFYNDEWNHKGSCDYAPDCIRTAIENVSGMPCARCMLYHCMKDAEGETVAHPCLCTGESGCTKRWIGLALLSLLVPCLWCYPPLRACHWIGVSCRLCGGKHKPQI from the exons ATGACCGAGGCATATGAAGA TGATTTCTTAGTTAGAGTACGCGCACAAGTGATGGCCAGAGATGAGAGCACGGAAGGATGGTTACCATTGCAAGGCGGTGGCCTGGCGAACGTTTCCATCCGCAAACGCGCGCGACTGCCACCGGACGGTGGCGGTCACGAGTACATTATCTACGGGCAAAGAATATCTGACCAAACC GTTATACTAAGTTGTGTTATTAATAGAGACTTGCAGTACTTCAAAGTCATGCCTACCTTTCATCACTGGCGCGCTGGCAAGCAACGGAACGGGCTCACCTTTCAGACGGCCGCCGATGCGAGGGCTTTCGACAAGGGAATCATCCGTGCCTACGATGACCTCATTGATG gTATGGCTGATGCAACGACACCAAATGCTTCAACCGCACCTGCCACCTCTAACGTTCCCACCGGTTCTCATGCTGTGCCACTGTTACGTGCGGCcgttgacgatgatgacgatgaagacgatgaaACGGTCGGTGAAGACGACGTGTTCATG ACGCTGGACTTACCGATTGAACCTTCGGAATCACGATCCAACTCGGAGGGCAGTGGAAGCCATC AAAGCGTCGATAAACAatcacaacagcagcagcagcagcagcagcagcaacagcagcagcaatccaGTATTCAATACATATCGGGCGATAAACCATCACCGctgatcagcagcaacaagccTGGTGATGAAAAAGTGACTCCTCTAGTACCTGGTGATAACTATTCGTACGTTCAGATAACCGAC CAGCCGTGCGACATCAAGCTAAAGTATAATTTCTATCACTTGAAGGTGCACGACTATAACTATCCGGTCATCGAAGAACCACCGATCGGCGGCTCCCTTATCGGCGGGCGGCGCGATTCGACCACGAGTCTCAAGAAACGGAACGCCCTGGACGCTGCCGCTAATGCAGGGGCCACCTCCGTACCGCCCATCATGAAGGAAGGCACGCTCATCAAGACACGGCTCCGGTGCAG ATACTGCCAGGAGTTCTACAACGATGAGTGGAATCATAAGGGTTCGTGCGATTACGCACCGGACTGTATCCGGACGGCGATCGAGAACGTGTCTGGGATGCCGTGTGCCCGGTGCATGCTTTACCACTGCATGAAGGATGCGGAGGGTGAAACGGTAGCACATCCGTGCCTGTGTACCGGCGAGTCTGGCTGTACGAAGCG GTGGATCGGTTTGGCTTTACTTTCCCTGCTGGTGCCATGCCTTTGGTGCTATCCGCCATTGCGTGCTTGCCACTGGATCGGCGTTTCGTGTCGGTTGTGCGGTGGCAAGCACAAACCACAAATTTGA
- the LOC126568504 gene encoding trafficking protein particle complex subunit 5, with translation MEKINLNLSTRPKASILDKPLSRGKGEVSLSCYALLFSELVQYSQSRVSTIPDLQTKLHDMGKDVGCRIIDLYFVRERNSKRETKLINMLLFIKTTLWKTLFGKEADKLEHATDDECTYYIIEKEPLVNKFISVPKDKGSLNCAVFVAGIVQAILSNCGFTCQVSAHWHKGTTYMVKFEDHVISRDKQLEDK, from the exons atggaaaagattaaTCTTAATCTTTCTACCCGCCCGAAAGCGAGCATCCTGGATAAGCCGTTAAGCCGCGGCAAGGGAGAAGTGTCGTTGAGCTGCTATGCGCTGTTGTTCTCCGAACTGGTTCAGTATTCACAAAGCCGTGTCAGCACCATTCCTGATTTGCAGACCAA GTTGCACGATATGGGAAAGGATGTGGGATGCCGCATAATTGATTTGTATTTCGTTCGCGAACGAAACTCGAAACGCGAGACGAAGCTGATCAACATGCTGTTGTTTATTAAAACTACCCTATGGAAG ACACTTTTCGGCAAGGAAGCGGATAAGCTAGAGCACGCGACCGATGATGAGTGCACCTACTACATCATCGAAAAGGAACCGCTGGTCAATAAGTTTATAAGCGTACCGAAGGATAAGGGTTCGCTGAACTGTGCCGTGTTTGTGGCTGGTATTGTGCAGGCAATTTTATCGAATTGTGGTTTC aCGTGCCAAGTATCCGCCCACTGGCACAAAGGTACAACGTACATGGTTAAGTTCGAAGATCACGTCATCAGCAGGGACAAACAGTtggaagataaataa